A region of Etheostoma cragini isolate CJK2018 chromosome 2, CSU_Ecrag_1.0, whole genome shotgun sequence DNA encodes the following proteins:
- the myh11a gene encoding myosin-11a isoform X2, translated as MSKKAPTEDEKFLFVDKDFLNSPMAQADWAAKKLVWIPSEKHGFEAASIKEEHGDEVLVVLADNGKKVTVNKDDIQKMNPPKFSKVEDMAELTCLNEASVLHNIRERYFSGLIYTYSGLFCVVVNPYKMLPIYSEKIIDMYKGKKRHEVPPHIYSIADNAYRNMMQDREDQSILCTGESGAGKTENTKKVIQYLAVVASSHKGKKDSSAQQSGSQFAYGELEKQLLQANPILEAFGNAKTIKNDNSSRFGKFIRINFDVTGYIVGANIETYLLEKSRCIRQAKTERAFHIFYYMIAGAQGKLREELLLEPFGNYRFLSAGHVQLPGASDDEMYEETMEAMNIMGLTEEERIDILKVCSTVMQLGNIEFKKERNQEQATMPDNTAAQKVCHLQGINVTDFTRAILTPRIKVGREVVQKAQTKEQADFAVEALAKAVFERLFRWILGRVNKALDKTKRQGASFLGILDIAGFEIFEDNSFEQLCINYTNEKLQQLFNHTMFILEQEEYQREGIEWNFIDFGLDLQPCIELIERPNNPPGVLALLDEECWFPKATDVSFVEKLMNTQGNHVKFAKPKQLKDKTEFSLFHYAGRVDYNATAWLTKNMDPLNDNVTALLNNSSSQFVQDLWKDADRVVGLDTIAKMTDSSMPSASKTKKGMFRTVGQLYKESLAKLMTTLHNTQPNFVRCIIPNHEKRAGKLDAQLVLEQLRCNGVLEGIRICRQGFPNRIVFQEFRQRYEILAANAIPKGFMDGKQACCLMIKHLDLDPNLYRIGQSKIFFRTGVLAQLEEERDLKITVVIIAFQAQARGFLARKAFAKRQQQLTAMKVIQRNCAAYLKLRNWQWWRLFTKVKPLLQVTRQEEEMGLKEEELTRAKEVALKFESELKEISLKHASVLEERNALQEQLQAETELYAEAEEMRVRLGAKKQELEEILHEMEARLDEEEERAQALLVEKKKMQQQMQELEEHLEEEEDARQKLQLEKVTCEGKVKKLEDDILVMEDQNNKLLKERKLMEERIADFSSNLAEEEEKSKNLTKLKNKHESMISELEVRLKKEEKGRQELDKAKRKLEAESNDMQEQIADLHAQIADLKAQLAKKEEELQNALARLEDETAQKNNALKKIRELEGHISDLQEDLDSERAARNKAEKIKRDLGEELEALKSELEDTLDTTATQQELRAKREQEVNLLKKAIDDENRTHEAQIQEMRQKNTQVVEELTEQLEQSKRVKSNLEKAKQALEKETSELTMEVRSLTQAKQDGENKRKKLEGQVTDLQSRFTDSEKQKAELGERCSKITVELESVTNLLNEAEGKNIKLSKDVCSLTSQLQDSQELLAEETRQKLQFSTKLRQAEDDKNSLQEQLEEEMEAKRNTERHVSTLNIQLSDSKKKLDEMTGNIELLEEGKKRLQRDLEAANTQFEEKASAFDKLEKTKNRLQQELEDTLMDLDNQRQNVSNLEKKQKKFDQMLAEEKSISSKYADERDRAEAEAREKETKALSLARALEEAQGSREELERANKALRMEMEDLISSKDDVGKNVHELEKSKRGLEAQVEEMKTQLEELEDELQAAEDAKLRLEVNMQALKAQFERDIQGRDEMGEEKKRQLVKQVRELETELEDERKQRALAAAAKKKLETDMKDMEGQIETTSKGRDEAIKQLRKLQAQMKDYQRELDDARAAREEVLTTAKESEKKAKGLEAELMQLQEDLAAAERARKQAEAERDELSDELTSNSSGKSALADEKRRLEAKISQLEEELEEEQSNMEILNDRLRKSTQQVDQLNIELQTERTTSQKNESARQQMERQNKELKAKLQEMENQVKSKFKSSISALEAKVAMLEEQLEQENREKQLSAKSMRQKDKKLKDLLIQVEDERKQAEQYKDQAEKSNTRMKQLKRQLEESEEESQRATAARRKLQRELDEATEASDTMSREINSLKSKLRRGNEPSFGSTTRRVGGGRRVVDDASEEEADSQSDFNGTKSAE; from the exons TGGAGAGTCCGGTGCTGGAAAGACGGAGAACACCAAGAAGGTCATCCAGTATCTGGCTGTCGTGGCCTCCTCACATAAAGGCAAGAAGGACAGCAGTGCT CAACAATCAGGATCACAGTTTGCCTAC GGGGAGCTGGAGAAGCAGCTTCTGCAGGCCAATCCCATCCTGGAGGCTTTCGGAAATGCAAAGACCATCAAAAATGACAACTCGTCCCGATTT GGTAAATTCATCCGTATTAATTTTGATGTGACTGGCTACATCGTTGGGGCCAACATTGAGACTT ACCTGCTGGAGAAGTCTCGTTGTATCAGACaagcaaagacagaaagagcTTTTCACATCTTCTACTACATGATTGCTGGTGCCCAGGGCAAACTGCGTG aggAGCTTCTTCTGGAGCCCTTTGGTAATTACCGCTTCCTGAGCGCGGGTCATGTTCAGCTTCCCGGCGCATCAGACGATGAGATGTATGAAGAGACCATGGAGGCTATGAACATCATGGGCCTCACCGAAGAGGAGAGAATCG atATCTTGAAAGTGTGCTCCACAGTCATGCAGCTGGGTAACATTGAGTTCAAGAAAGAGAGGAATCAGGAGCAGGCCACTATGCCAGACAACACAG CGGCACAGAAGGTGTGTCACCTGCAGGGCATCAATGTGACAGACTTTACCCGTGCCATCCTCACCCCTCGAATCAAAGTGGGCAGAGAGGTGGTGCAGAAGGCACAGACTAAAGAGCAG GCTGACTTTGCCGTTGAAGCCCTGGCTAAAGCTGTGTTTGAGCGACTGTTCCGCTGGATCCTGGGCCGAGTCAACAAGGCCCTGGACAAGACCAAACGCCAGGGAGCCTCCTTCCTGGGAATCCTTGACATCGCAGGCTTTGAGATCTTTGAG GACAACTCCTTTGAGCAGCTGTGCATCAACTACACCAATGAGAAGTTGCAGCAGCTCTTCAACCACACCATGTTCATCCTGGAGCAGGAGGAGTACCAGAGGGAAGGCATCGAATGGAACTTCATTGACTTTGGCCTCGACCTCCAGCCCTGCATTGAGCTCATCGAGAGGCCG AACAACCCTCCAGGCGTCCTGGCCCTGCTGGATGAAGAGTGCTGGTTCCCCAAAGCCACAGATGTCTCCTTTGTGGAGAAACTCATGAACACACAAGGGAACCATGTGAAATTTGCCAAACCTAAACAACtcaaagacaagacagagtttTCTCTTTTCCATTATGCTGGGAGG GTGGACTATAATGCCACAGCCTGGTTGACAAAGAACATGGACCCTCTTAATGACAACGTCACAGCGCTGCTCAACAACTCCTCCAGCCAGTTTGTGCAAGACCTCTGGAAAGATG CGGACAGAGTGGTGGGTCTTGACACAATAGCCAAGATGACAGACAGCTCGATGCCGAGCGCCTCAAAGACCAAGAAGGGAATGTTCCGCACGGTGGGACAGCTGTACAAGGAGTCTCTGGCCAAACTTATGACCACACTGCACAACACCCAGCCCAACTTTGTCAGATGCATCATTCCCAACCACGAGAAAAGG GCTGGGAAGCTGGACGCTCAACTGGTCCTGGAGCAGCTGAGGTGTAACGGTGTGTTGGAGGGGATCAGAATCTGCCGACAAGGGTTTCCCAACAGAATCGTCTTCCAGGAGTTCCGCCAGCG TTATGAGATCCTGGCTGCTAACGCTATCCCCAAAGGTTTCATGGATGGAAAACAAGCCTGCTGCCTCATG ATCAAGCATCTGGACTTGGACCCCAACCTGTACAGGATTGGACAGAGTAAGATCTTCTTCCGCACAGGAGTGCTGgcccagctggaggaggagagggatcTGAAGATCACTGTGGTCATCATCGCTTTCCAGGCCCAGGCTAGAGGCTTCCTGGCCAGAAA GGCATTTGCCAAGAGGCAACAGCAACTCACAGCCATGAAAGTGATCCAGAGGAACTGTGCTGCCTACCTCAAACTAAGGAACTGGCAGTGGTGGAGGCTCTTCACAAAG GTCAAGCCTCTGCTGCAAGTGACCcgacaggaggaggagatgggtCTGAAGGAGGAAGAGCTGACGAGAGCTAAAGAAGTTGCTTTAAAGTTTGAATCTGAGCTGAAGGAAATCTCATTGAAACATGCATCG GTTTTGGAGGAGAGGAACGCCCTGCAGGAGCAGCTTCAAGCTGAGACAGAGCTGTATGCTGAGGCTGAGGAGATGAGGGTTCGTCTGGGGGCGAAGAAGCAGGAGTTGGAAGAGATCCTCCATGAGATGGAGGCAAGActggatgaagaggaagaacGTGCTCAGGCGCTGTtagtggagaagaagaagatgcaaCAGCAGATGCAG GAATTGGAGGAACAtttggaggaggaagaagatgcCCGTCAAAAGCTGCAGCTGGAAAAGGTCACCTGTGAGGGGAAGGTAAAAAAGCTGGAAGATGACATCTTAGTAATGGAGGACCAGAACAACAAGCTTCTGAAG GAGAGGAAGCTGATGGAGGAGAGGATTGCTGACTTTAGTTCCAACctggcagaggaagaggagaagtcAAAGAATCTCACAAAgctcaaaaataaacatgagtCCATGATCTCTGAACTAGAGG TACGTttgaaaaaggaagagaagggTCGACAGGAGCTGGATAAGGCTAAGCGTAAGTTGGAAGCAGAGTCAAATGACATGCAAGAGCAGATAGCCGACCTGCATGCCCAGATCGCAGACCTCAAAGCCCAGCTGGcaaagaaggaggaggagttACAGAACGCCTTGGCCAG GTTAGAAGATGAAACAGCTCAGAAGAACAACGCTCTGAAGAAGATCCGAGAGCTGGAAGGACACATCTCCGACCTGCAAGAGGACCTGGACTCTGAGCGGGCAGCTAGGAACAAAGCAGAAAAGATCAAACGGGACCTCGGGGAGGAGCTGGAGGCCCTCAAGTCTGAGTTAGAGGACACCTTAGACACCACTGCCACACAGCAGGAGCTAAG GGCCAAACGTGAGCAGGAGGTGAACCTGCTAAAGAAAGCCATCGATGATGAGAACCGGACCCATGAGGCCCAGATACAGGAGATGAGACAGAAGAACACCCAGGTTGTGGAGGAGCTCACAGAGCAGCTGGAGCAGTCCAAACGA GTGAAATCAAACCTGGAGAAAGCTAAACAAGCTCTGGAGAAGGAGACATCGGAACTAACCATGGAGGTGCGCTCGCTCACCCAGGCCAAACAAGATGGGGAGAACAAGAGGAAGAAGTTGGAAGGTCAGGTGACAGATCTGCAGTCACGCTTCACCGACAGCGAGAAGCAGAAGGCCGAGCTGGGAGAGCGCTGCTCTAAGATCACG GTTGAACTGGAGAGTGTGACAAATCTACTAAATGAAGCAGAGGGTAAGAACATCAAACTGAGCAAAGATGTTTGCAGCCTTACCTCCCAACTGCAAGACTCACAG GAACTGCTGGCTGAGGAGACGCGTCAGAAACTGCAGTTCTCCACAAAGCTGAGGCAAGCGGAAGACGACAAGAATAGCTTGCAGGAGCAGCTTGAAGAGGAGATGGAGGctaagagaaacacagagagacatgtgTCCACCCTCAACAtccag TTGTCAGATTCAAAGAAGAAGCTAGACGAAATGACTGGAAACATCGAGCTGCTGGAAGAAGGTAAGAAGCGTCTGCAGAGAGACTTGGAGGCAGCAAACACCCAGTTTGAGGAGAAGGCCTCTGCTTTTGACAAGTTGGAGAAGACCAAAAACCGTCTGCAGCAGGAGCTAGAGGACACGCTGATGGACCTGGACAACCAGAGACAGAATGTGTCCAACCtggagaagaagcagaaaaagtTTGACCAG ATGCTGGCAGAGGAAAAGAGTATCTCCAGTAAATATGCTGATGAAAGAGACCGAGCTGAAGCTGAGGCCAGAGAGAAGGAGACCAAGGCTCTGTCCCTGGCCAGAGCTCTGGAAGAGGCCCAGGGTTCAAGAGAGGAGCTGGAAAGAGCCAACAAGGCCCTGAGGATGGAGATGGAGGACCTGATCAGCTCCAAGGATGATGTGGGGAAAAAC GTCCACGAGCTGGAGAAATCCAAACGCGGACTGGAGGCCCAGGTGGAAGAGATGAAGACccagctggaggagctggaggacgaGCTGCAGGCGGCTGAGGATGCCAAGCTGCGTCTGGAGGTCAACATGCAGGCGCTGAAGGCCCAGTTCGAGAGAGACATCCAGGGACGAGATGAGatgggagaggagaagaagagacagcTTGTCAAGCag GTCCGCGAGCTGGAGACAGAGTTGGAGGATGAACGTAAGCAGAGGGCCCTGGCGGCAGCAGCCAAGAAGAAGTTGGAGACAGACATGAAAGATATGGAGGGACAGATCGAGACGACCAGTAAGGGACGGGATGAGGCCATCAAACAGCTCCGGAAGCTCCAG GCCCAGATGAAGGACTACCAGAGGGAGTTGGACGACGCCCGCGCTGCAAGAGAGGAGGTGCTGACTACTGCAAAGGAGAGTGAGAAGAAGGCCAAGGGTCTAGAGGCAGAGCTCATGCAGCTACAGGAG GATCTGGCTGCAGCTGAAAGGGCGCGGAAGCAGGCGGAGGCCGAAAGAGACGAGCTGTCTGATGAGCTGACCAGCAACTCCTCTGGAAA GTCAGCCTTGGCAGATGAGAAACGACGTCTGGAAGCTAAGATCTCCCAGCtagaggaggagctggaggaagaGCAGAGCAACATGGAGATCCTCAACGACAGGCTGAGGAAGAGCACACAGCAG GTGGATCAGCTGAACATCGAGCTACAGACGGAGCGCACCACCTCCCAGAAGAACGAGAGTGCTCGGCAGCAGATGGAGCGCCAGAATAAGGAGCTGAAGGCCAAGCTGCAGGAGATGGAAAACCAGGTCAAGTCCAAGTTCAAGTCCTCCATCTCGGCTTTGGAGGCTAAAGTGGCAATGCTGGAGGAGCAGCTGGAGCAGGAGAACAG GGAGAAGCAGTTATCTGCGAAGAGTATGCGCCAGAAGGACAAGAAGCTCAAGGACCTTTTGATTCAGGTGGAAGACGAAAGGAAACAGGCAGAGCAGTACAAAGACCAG GCGGAAAAGTCAAATACCCGCATGAAGCAGCTGAAGCGGCAGCTAGAGGAGTCGGAGGAGGAGTCTCAGCGCGCTACAGCCGCCCGCAGGAAGCTGCAGCGGGAGCTGGATGAAGCCACCGAGGCCAGCGACACCATGAGCCGTGAGATCAACTCTCTCAAGAGCAAACTCAG GCGTGGCAATGAGCCCTCCTTTGGCAGCACAACTCGGCGTGTGGGCGGAGGTCGAAGGGTGGTCGATGATGCCTCAGAGGAGGAGGCCGACTCCCAAAGCGACTTCAATGGAACCAAGTCTGCAGAGTGA
- the myh11a gene encoding myosin-11a isoform X1 — translation MSKKAPTEDEKFLFVDKDFLNSPMAQADWAAKKLVWIPSEKHGFEAASIKEEHGDEVLVVLADNGKKVTVNKDDIQKMNPPKFSKVEDMAELTCLNEASVLHNIRERYFSGLIYTYSGLFCVVVNPYKMLPIYSEKIIDMYKGKKRHEVPPHIYSIADNAYRNMMQDREDQSILCTGESGAGKTENTKKVIQYLAVVASSHKGKKDSSAGELEKQLLQANPILEAFGNAKTIKNDNSSRFGKFIRINFDVTGYIVGANIETYLLEKSRCIRQAKTERAFHIFYYMIAGAQGKLREELLLEPFGNYRFLSAGHVQLPGASDDEMYEETMEAMNIMGLTEEERIDILKVCSTVMQLGNIEFKKERNQEQATMPDNTAAQKVCHLQGINVTDFTRAILTPRIKVGREVVQKAQTKEQADFAVEALAKAVFERLFRWILGRVNKALDKTKRQGASFLGILDIAGFEIFEDNSFEQLCINYTNEKLQQLFNHTMFILEQEEYQREGIEWNFIDFGLDLQPCIELIERPNNPPGVLALLDEECWFPKATDVSFVEKLMNTQGNHVKFAKPKQLKDKTEFSLFHYAGRVDYNATAWLTKNMDPLNDNVTALLNNSSSQFVQDLWKDADRVVGLDTIAKMTDSSMPSASKTKKGMFRTVGQLYKESLAKLMTTLHNTQPNFVRCIIPNHEKRAGKLDAQLVLEQLRCNGVLEGIRICRQGFPNRIVFQEFRQRYEILAANAIPKGFMDGKQACCLMIKHLDLDPNLYRIGQSKIFFRTGVLAQLEEERDLKITVVIIAFQAQARGFLARKAFAKRQQQLTAMKVIQRNCAAYLKLRNWQWWRLFTKVKPLLQVTRQEEEMGLKEEELTRAKEVALKFESELKEISLKHASVLEERNALQEQLQAETELYAEAEEMRVRLGAKKQELEEILHEMEARLDEEEERAQALLVEKKKMQQQMQELEEHLEEEEDARQKLQLEKVTCEGKVKKLEDDILVMEDQNNKLLKERKLMEERIADFSSNLAEEEEKSKNLTKLKNKHESMISELEVRLKKEEKGRQELDKAKRKLEAESNDMQEQIADLHAQIADLKAQLAKKEEELQNALARLEDETAQKNNALKKIRELEGHISDLQEDLDSERAARNKAEKIKRDLGEELEALKSELEDTLDTTATQQELRAKREQEVNLLKKAIDDENRTHEAQIQEMRQKNTQVVEELTEQLEQSKRVKSNLEKAKQALEKETSELTMEVRSLTQAKQDGENKRKKLEGQVTDLQSRFTDSEKQKAELGERCSKITVELESVTNLLNEAEGKNIKLSKDVCSLTSQLQDSQELLAEETRQKLQFSTKLRQAEDDKNSLQEQLEEEMEAKRNTERHVSTLNIQLSDSKKKLDEMTGNIELLEEGKKRLQRDLEAANTQFEEKASAFDKLEKTKNRLQQELEDTLMDLDNQRQNVSNLEKKQKKFDQMLAEEKSISSKYADERDRAEAEAREKETKALSLARALEEAQGSREELERANKALRMEMEDLISSKDDVGKNVHELEKSKRGLEAQVEEMKTQLEELEDELQAAEDAKLRLEVNMQALKAQFERDIQGRDEMGEEKKRQLVKQVRELETELEDERKQRALAAAAKKKLETDMKDMEGQIETTSKGRDEAIKQLRKLQAQMKDYQRELDDARAAREEVLTTAKESEKKAKGLEAELMQLQEDLAAAERARKQAEAERDELSDELTSNSSGKSALADEKRRLEAKISQLEEELEEEQSNMEILNDRLRKSTQQVDQLNIELQTERTTSQKNESARQQMERQNKELKAKLQEMENQVKSKFKSSISALEAKVAMLEEQLEQENREKQLSAKSMRQKDKKLKDLLIQVEDERKQAEQYKDQAEKSNTRMKQLKRQLEESEEESQRATAARRKLQRELDEATEASDTMSREINSLKSKLRRGNEPSFGSTTRRVGGGRRVVDDASEEEADSQSDFNGTKSAE, via the exons TGGAGAGTCCGGTGCTGGAAAGACGGAGAACACCAAGAAGGTCATCCAGTATCTGGCTGTCGTGGCCTCCTCACATAAAGGCAAGAAGGACAGCAGTGCT GGGGAGCTGGAGAAGCAGCTTCTGCAGGCCAATCCCATCCTGGAGGCTTTCGGAAATGCAAAGACCATCAAAAATGACAACTCGTCCCGATTT GGTAAATTCATCCGTATTAATTTTGATGTGACTGGCTACATCGTTGGGGCCAACATTGAGACTT ACCTGCTGGAGAAGTCTCGTTGTATCAGACaagcaaagacagaaagagcTTTTCACATCTTCTACTACATGATTGCTGGTGCCCAGGGCAAACTGCGTG aggAGCTTCTTCTGGAGCCCTTTGGTAATTACCGCTTCCTGAGCGCGGGTCATGTTCAGCTTCCCGGCGCATCAGACGATGAGATGTATGAAGAGACCATGGAGGCTATGAACATCATGGGCCTCACCGAAGAGGAGAGAATCG atATCTTGAAAGTGTGCTCCACAGTCATGCAGCTGGGTAACATTGAGTTCAAGAAAGAGAGGAATCAGGAGCAGGCCACTATGCCAGACAACACAG CGGCACAGAAGGTGTGTCACCTGCAGGGCATCAATGTGACAGACTTTACCCGTGCCATCCTCACCCCTCGAATCAAAGTGGGCAGAGAGGTGGTGCAGAAGGCACAGACTAAAGAGCAG GCTGACTTTGCCGTTGAAGCCCTGGCTAAAGCTGTGTTTGAGCGACTGTTCCGCTGGATCCTGGGCCGAGTCAACAAGGCCCTGGACAAGACCAAACGCCAGGGAGCCTCCTTCCTGGGAATCCTTGACATCGCAGGCTTTGAGATCTTTGAG GACAACTCCTTTGAGCAGCTGTGCATCAACTACACCAATGAGAAGTTGCAGCAGCTCTTCAACCACACCATGTTCATCCTGGAGCAGGAGGAGTACCAGAGGGAAGGCATCGAATGGAACTTCATTGACTTTGGCCTCGACCTCCAGCCCTGCATTGAGCTCATCGAGAGGCCG AACAACCCTCCAGGCGTCCTGGCCCTGCTGGATGAAGAGTGCTGGTTCCCCAAAGCCACAGATGTCTCCTTTGTGGAGAAACTCATGAACACACAAGGGAACCATGTGAAATTTGCCAAACCTAAACAACtcaaagacaagacagagtttTCTCTTTTCCATTATGCTGGGAGG GTGGACTATAATGCCACAGCCTGGTTGACAAAGAACATGGACCCTCTTAATGACAACGTCACAGCGCTGCTCAACAACTCCTCCAGCCAGTTTGTGCAAGACCTCTGGAAAGATG CGGACAGAGTGGTGGGTCTTGACACAATAGCCAAGATGACAGACAGCTCGATGCCGAGCGCCTCAAAGACCAAGAAGGGAATGTTCCGCACGGTGGGACAGCTGTACAAGGAGTCTCTGGCCAAACTTATGACCACACTGCACAACACCCAGCCCAACTTTGTCAGATGCATCATTCCCAACCACGAGAAAAGG GCTGGGAAGCTGGACGCTCAACTGGTCCTGGAGCAGCTGAGGTGTAACGGTGTGTTGGAGGGGATCAGAATCTGCCGACAAGGGTTTCCCAACAGAATCGTCTTCCAGGAGTTCCGCCAGCG TTATGAGATCCTGGCTGCTAACGCTATCCCCAAAGGTTTCATGGATGGAAAACAAGCCTGCTGCCTCATG ATCAAGCATCTGGACTTGGACCCCAACCTGTACAGGATTGGACAGAGTAAGATCTTCTTCCGCACAGGAGTGCTGgcccagctggaggaggagagggatcTGAAGATCACTGTGGTCATCATCGCTTTCCAGGCCCAGGCTAGAGGCTTCCTGGCCAGAAA GGCATTTGCCAAGAGGCAACAGCAACTCACAGCCATGAAAGTGATCCAGAGGAACTGTGCTGCCTACCTCAAACTAAGGAACTGGCAGTGGTGGAGGCTCTTCACAAAG GTCAAGCCTCTGCTGCAAGTGACCcgacaggaggaggagatgggtCTGAAGGAGGAAGAGCTGACGAGAGCTAAAGAAGTTGCTTTAAAGTTTGAATCTGAGCTGAAGGAAATCTCATTGAAACATGCATCG GTTTTGGAGGAGAGGAACGCCCTGCAGGAGCAGCTTCAAGCTGAGACAGAGCTGTATGCTGAGGCTGAGGAGATGAGGGTTCGTCTGGGGGCGAAGAAGCAGGAGTTGGAAGAGATCCTCCATGAGATGGAGGCAAGActggatgaagaggaagaacGTGCTCAGGCGCTGTtagtggagaagaagaagatgcaaCAGCAGATGCAG GAATTGGAGGAACAtttggaggaggaagaagatgcCCGTCAAAAGCTGCAGCTGGAAAAGGTCACCTGTGAGGGGAAGGTAAAAAAGCTGGAAGATGACATCTTAGTAATGGAGGACCAGAACAACAAGCTTCTGAAG GAGAGGAAGCTGATGGAGGAGAGGATTGCTGACTTTAGTTCCAACctggcagaggaagaggagaagtcAAAGAATCTCACAAAgctcaaaaataaacatgagtCCATGATCTCTGAACTAGAGG TACGTttgaaaaaggaagagaagggTCGACAGGAGCTGGATAAGGCTAAGCGTAAGTTGGAAGCAGAGTCAAATGACATGCAAGAGCAGATAGCCGACCTGCATGCCCAGATCGCAGACCTCAAAGCCCAGCTGGcaaagaaggaggaggagttACAGAACGCCTTGGCCAG GTTAGAAGATGAAACAGCTCAGAAGAACAACGCTCTGAAGAAGATCCGAGAGCTGGAAGGACACATCTCCGACCTGCAAGAGGACCTGGACTCTGAGCGGGCAGCTAGGAACAAAGCAGAAAAGATCAAACGGGACCTCGGGGAGGAGCTGGAGGCCCTCAAGTCTGAGTTAGAGGACACCTTAGACACCACTGCCACACAGCAGGAGCTAAG GGCCAAACGTGAGCAGGAGGTGAACCTGCTAAAGAAAGCCATCGATGATGAGAACCGGACCCATGAGGCCCAGATACAGGAGATGAGACAGAAGAACACCCAGGTTGTGGAGGAGCTCACAGAGCAGCTGGAGCAGTCCAAACGA GTGAAATCAAACCTGGAGAAAGCTAAACAAGCTCTGGAGAAGGAGACATCGGAACTAACCATGGAGGTGCGCTCGCTCACCCAGGCCAAACAAGATGGGGAGAACAAGAGGAAGAAGTTGGAAGGTCAGGTGACAGATCTGCAGTCACGCTTCACCGACAGCGAGAAGCAGAAGGCCGAGCTGGGAGAGCGCTGCTCTAAGATCACG GTTGAACTGGAGAGTGTGACAAATCTACTAAATGAAGCAGAGGGTAAGAACATCAAACTGAGCAAAGATGTTTGCAGCCTTACCTCCCAACTGCAAGACTCACAG GAACTGCTGGCTGAGGAGACGCGTCAGAAACTGCAGTTCTCCACAAAGCTGAGGCAAGCGGAAGACGACAAGAATAGCTTGCAGGAGCAGCTTGAAGAGGAGATGGAGGctaagagaaacacagagagacatgtgTCCACCCTCAACAtccag TTGTCAGATTCAAAGAAGAAGCTAGACGAAATGACTGGAAACATCGAGCTGCTGGAAGAAGGTAAGAAGCGTCTGCAGAGAGACTTGGAGGCAGCAAACACCCAGTTTGAGGAGAAGGCCTCTGCTTTTGACAAGTTGGAGAAGACCAAAAACCGTCTGCAGCAGGAGCTAGAGGACACGCTGATGGACCTGGACAACCAGAGACAGAATGTGTCCAACCtggagaagaagcagaaaaagtTTGACCAG ATGCTGGCAGAGGAAAAGAGTATCTCCAGTAAATATGCTGATGAAAGAGACCGAGCTGAAGCTGAGGCCAGAGAGAAGGAGACCAAGGCTCTGTCCCTGGCCAGAGCTCTGGAAGAGGCCCAGGGTTCAAGAGAGGAGCTGGAAAGAGCCAACAAGGCCCTGAGGATGGAGATGGAGGACCTGATCAGCTCCAAGGATGATGTGGGGAAAAAC GTCCACGAGCTGGAGAAATCCAAACGCGGACTGGAGGCCCAGGTGGAAGAGATGAAGACccagctggaggagctggaggacgaGCTGCAGGCGGCTGAGGATGCCAAGCTGCGTCTGGAGGTCAACATGCAGGCGCTGAAGGCCCAGTTCGAGAGAGACATCCAGGGACGAGATGAGatgggagaggagaagaagagacagcTTGTCAAGCag GTCCGCGAGCTGGAGACAGAGTTGGAGGATGAACGTAAGCAGAGGGCCCTGGCGGCAGCAGCCAAGAAGAAGTTGGAGACAGACATGAAAGATATGGAGGGACAGATCGAGACGACCAGTAAGGGACGGGATGAGGCCATCAAACAGCTCCGGAAGCTCCAG GCCCAGATGAAGGACTACCAGAGGGAGTTGGACGACGCCCGCGCTGCAAGAGAGGAGGTGCTGACTACTGCAAAGGAGAGTGAGAAGAAGGCCAAGGGTCTAGAGGCAGAGCTCATGCAGCTACAGGAG GATCTGGCTGCAGCTGAAAGGGCGCGGAAGCAGGCGGAGGCCGAAAGAGACGAGCTGTCTGATGAGCTGACCAGCAACTCCTCTGGAAA GTCAGCCTTGGCAGATGAGAAACGACGTCTGGAAGCTAAGATCTCCCAGCtagaggaggagctggaggaagaGCAGAGCAACATGGAGATCCTCAACGACAGGCTGAGGAAGAGCACACAGCAG GTGGATCAGCTGAACATCGAGCTACAGACGGAGCGCACCACCTCCCAGAAGAACGAGAGTGCTCGGCAGCAGATGGAGCGCCAGAATAAGGAGCTGAAGGCCAAGCTGCAGGAGATGGAAAACCAGGTCAAGTCCAAGTTCAAGTCCTCCATCTCGGCTTTGGAGGCTAAAGTGGCAATGCTGGAGGAGCAGCTGGAGCAGGAGAACAG GGAGAAGCAGTTATCTGCGAAGAGTATGCGCCAGAAGGACAAGAAGCTCAAGGACCTTTTGATTCAGGTGGAAGACGAAAGGAAACAGGCAGAGCAGTACAAAGACCAG GCGGAAAAGTCAAATACCCGCATGAAGCAGCTGAAGCGGCAGCTAGAGGAGTCGGAGGAGGAGTCTCAGCGCGCTACAGCCGCCCGCAGGAAGCTGCAGCGGGAGCTGGATGAAGCCACCGAGGCCAGCGACACCATGAGCCGTGAGATCAACTCTCTCAAGAGCAAACTCAG GCGTGGCAATGAGCCCTCCTTTGGCAGCACAACTCGGCGTGTGGGCGGAGGTCGAAGGGTGGTCGATGATGCCTCAGAGGAGGAGGCCGACTCCCAAAGCGACTTCAATGGAACCAAGTCTGCAGAGTGA